Proteins encoded within one genomic window of Leptidea sinapis chromosome 7, ilLepSina1.1, whole genome shotgun sequence:
- the LOC126965479 gene encoding uncharacterized protein DDB_G0290685-like, which produces MMMKIQQPKPLHNQSNTNKSNEEQQANPQSKEDNTKKGNKSNQETSTKTKAHENSSNSNENKSEQKSDNLESEEDDTGKGTTSHKREKRRPKKQNNKDGTSSEENREKESNVPESSKSNKQKSSNSSNNNDKTNKSKNDESNKSSTEASSEETERSKQKGKPKSNEKLEDNQKPSDQNESSQENQSGDDSQINKKHKKQKSPSKSNKNDKSNKSGTKGSSEDTDGSKEKGKPKNNKKPDKNQKQSDMSDQNESSDENESGDNAQNNKKYKKQKSPSKSNKNDESKKSSTEASSEETEGSKQKGKQKGYKKPNKNQKPIDNSDQNESSEENQSENDTENNEKHNKQKSPSSSNKKDKKKKSGKEGSSDETEGSKQKGKPKSNEKPEDNQKPSDQKESSQENQSGDDSQINKKHKKQNSPSKSNKNNKSNKSGTEGSSEDTEESKEKGKPKNNIKPDKNQKQIDTSDQNESSDENQSGDDAQINKKHKKQKSPSKSNKNDESNKSGTEGRSEDMEGSKEKGKPKKNKKPDKNQKQIDTSDQNESSDENQSGDDAQINKKHKKQKSPSKSNKNDESNKSGTEGSSEDTEGSKEKGKPKNNKKPDKNQKQSDMSEQNESSDENQSGDDAQINKKHKKQKSPSMSNKKDESNKSGTEASSEETEGSKQKEKPKSNKKPNKNQKSSDNSDQNESSEENKSGDDAQNNKKHKKQKSPSKSNKNDKSNYSVTEASSEETEGSKQKGKPKSNEKLEDNQKPSDQNESSQENQSGDDSQINKKHKKQKSSSKSNKNDKSNNSVTEASSEETEGSKQNGKTKSNEKPEDNQKPSDQNESSDENQSGDDAQINKKHKKQKSPIKSYKNDGSNKSGTEASSDETEGSKQKEKPKSNKKPDKNQKTINISDQNESSEENQSKNNSENKGKHKKQKSPSTSNKKDKKKKSGKEGSSDETEGSKQKGKPKSNEKPEDNQKSSDQNESSQENQSGDDSQINKKHKKQNSPSKSNKNDKSNKSGTEASSEDTEVSKEKGKPKNNKKPDKNQKQSDMSEQNESSDENQSGDDTQINNKHKKQKSPSKSNKNDESNKSSTEASSEETEGSKQKGKPKRNEKPEDNQKPSNQNESSEENQYENDSEYNKKHKKQKSPRGSSEDTEGTKEKGKQKSDKNQKPSEKSDQNASSEENQSGDDSQNNGKHKKQKLPSRSNKKDKINKSGQEGSSDQVEGSKQKGKPKSNKNPEENQKPSDNSDQNESSEGNQSENDSQNNKEHKKKKLPSKSNKNDNSNKSGTEGSSDETEGSKEKGKPKNNRKPDKNQKPSENSDQNESSEENQSRDDSQSNGKHKKQKSPSKSKKNDKSNKSGTEGSSEGTEGLIGKGKPKSDKKPDKNQKPSDERDQIEPNEENQSGDDSQSIGKHKKQKSPSKSNRKKSEKEGSIDETEVSKVKGKPKSNKKPDKKPSGNSDQNESSEENQSETDSENNKKHKKQKSPNKSNKNDKSNKSGTKGSSEETEGSKRKGKPKNNKQPNKNQKLIDSIDQNETSEENLSGDENRLKHKKQKLPKSSNKNHKMNKPESENSSGETGNSKEKGNPKRKINPIQQKHHEGQQNVGENISKQKSEQRENPKNNKDEIKGY; this is translated from the exons atgatgatgaaaatacAACAGCCCAAGCCACTG CATAACCAATCAAACACTAATAAATCAAATGAAGAACAACAGGCAAACCCACAATCGAAAGAGGATAATACCAAAAAAggcaataaatcaaatcaagaaACCAGTACAAAAACAAAAGCACACGAAaattcatcaaattcaaatgaaaataaatccGAACAGAAAAGTGATAATCTTGAATCTGAAGAAGATGATACTGGAAAAGGCACCACAAGCCATAAACGGGAAAAAAGAAGAcctaaaaaacaaaacaacaaagaCGGAACAAGTTCAGAAGAAAATAGAGAAAAAGAAAGCAATGTGCCTGAATCTTCCAAatctaataaacaaaaatcatcTAACAGTTCCAACAACAacgataaaacaaataaatctaaA AACGATGAATCAAACAAGTCTAGTACAGAGGCCAGTTCAGAAGAAACGGAAAGATCAAAACAAAAAGGAAAACCAAAAAGTAATGAAAAACTTGAGGATAATCAGAAACCAAGCGATCAAAACGAGTCCAGTCAAGAAAACCAATCTGGAGATGATtcccaaattaataaaaaacataagaaaCAAAAATCACCCAGCAAGTCTAACAAGAACGATAAATCAAATAAGTCTGGAACTAAGGGCAGTTCAGAGGACACAGACGGATCAAAAGAAAAAggaaaaccaaaaaataataaaaaacctgATAAGAATCAGAAACAAAGTGATATGAGTGATCAAAACGAGTCCAGTGACGAAAACGAATCAGGAGATAATGctcaaaataacaaaaaatataagaaacaaaAATCACCTAGCAAGTCTAACAAGAACGATGAATCAAAAAAGTCTAGTACAGAGGCCAGTTCAGAAGAAACGGAAGGATCAAaacaaaaaggaaaacaaaaaggTTATAAAAAACCTAACAAGAATCAGAAACCAATTGATAATAGTGATCAAAACGAATCCAGTGAAGAAAATCAATCTGAAAATGATACTGAGAATAACgaaaaacataataaacaaaaatcaccTAGCAGTTCTAACAAGaaagataaaaagaaaaaatctgGAAAAGAGGGCAGCTCAGACGAGACGGAAGGATCAAAACAAAAAGGAAAACCAAAAAGTAATGAAAAACCTGAAGATAATCAGAAACCAAGTGATCAAAAGGAGTCCAGCCAAGAAAACCAATCTGGAGATGATtcccaaattaataaaaaacataagaaaCAAAACTCACCTAGCAAGTCTAACAAGAACAATAAATCAAATAAGTCTGGAACTGAGGGCAGTTCAGAGGACACGGAAGAATCAAAAGAAAAAggaaaaccaaaaaataatataaaacctgATAAGAATCAGAAGCAAATTGATACGAGTGATCAAAACGAGTCCAGTGACGAAAACCAATCTGGAGATGATGctcaaattaacaaaaaacataagAAACAAAAATCACCTAGCAAGTCTAACAAGAACGATGAATCAAATAAGTCTGGTACTGAGGGCAGGTCAGAGGACATGGAAGGATCAAAAGAAAAAGGAAAaccaaaaaagaataaaaaaccTGATAAGAATCAGAAGCAAATTGATACGAGTGATCAAAACGAGTCCAGTGACGAAAACCAATCTGGAGATGATGctcaaattaacaaaaaacataagAAACAAAAATCACCTAGCAAGTCTAACAAGAACGATGAATCAAATAAGTCTGGTACTGAGGGCAGTTCAGAGGACACGGAAGGATCAAAAGAAAAAggaaaaccaaaaaataataaaaaacctgATAAGAATCAGAAGCAAAGTGATATGAGTGAACAAAACGAGTCCAGTGACGAAAACCAATCTGGAGATGATGctcaaattaacaaaaaacataagAAACAAAAATCACCTAGCATGTCTAACAAGAAGGATGAATCAAATAAGTCTGGTACAGAGGCCAGTTCAGAAGAAACGGAAGGatcaaaacaaaaagaaaaaccgaaaagtaataaaaaacctAACAAGAATCAGAAATCAAGTGATAATAGTGATCAAAACGAATCCAGTGAAGAAAACAAATCTGGAGATGATGctcaaaataacaaaaaacataagAAACAAAAATCACCTAGCAAGTCTAACAAGAACGATAAATCAAATTACTCCGTAACAGAGGCCAGTTCAGAAGAAACGGAAGGATCAAAACAAAAAGGAAAACCAAAAAGTAATGAAAAACTTGAGGATAATCAGAAACCAAGCGATCAAAACGAGTCCAGTCAAGAAAACCAATCTGGAGATGATtcccaaattaataaaaaacataagaaaCAAAAATCATCTAGCAAGTCTAACAAGAACGATAAATCAAATAACTCTGTAACAGAGGCCAGTTCAGAAGAAACGGAAGGATCAAAACAAAACGGAAAAACAAAAAGTAATGAAAAACCTGAAGATAATCAGAAACCAAGTGATCAAAACGAGTCCAGTGACGAAAACCAATCTGGAGATGATGctcaaattaacaaaaaacataagAAACAAAAATCACCTATCAAGTCTTACAAGAATGATGGATCAAACAAGTCTGGTACAGAGGCCAGTTCAGATGAAACGGAAGGatcaaaacaaaaagaaaaaccgaaaagtaataaaaaacctGACAAGAATcagaaaacaattaatattagtgATCAAAACGAATCCAGTGAAGAAAACCaatctaaaaataattctgaAAATAAAGGAAAACATAAGAAACAAAAATCGCCTAGCACTTCAAACAAGaaagataaaaagaaaaaatcagGAAAAGAAGGCAGCTCAGACGAGACTGAAGGATCAAAACAAAAAGGAAAACCAAAAAGTAATGAAAAACCTGAAGATAATCAGAAATCAAGTGATCAAAACGAGTCCAGTCAAGAAAACCAATCTGGAGATGATtcccaaattaataaaaaacataagaaaCAAAACTCACCCAGCAAGTCTAACAAGAACGATAAATCAAATAAGTCTGGAACTGAGGCCAGTTCAGAGGACACGGAAGTATCAAAAGAAAAAggaaaaccaaaaaataataaaaaacctgATAAGAATCAGAAACAAAGTGATATGAGTGAACAAAACGAGTCCAGTGACGAAAACCAATCTGGAGATGATActcaaattaacaataaacataaGAAACAAAAATCACCTAGCAAGTCTAACAAGAACGATGAATCAAACAAGTCTAGTACAGAGGCCAGTTCAGAAGAAACAGAAGGATCAAAACAAAAAGGGAAACCAAAACGTAATGAGAAACCTGAAGATAATCAGAAACCAAGTAATCAAAACGAGTCAAGTGAGGAAAACCAATATGAAAATGATTCTGAATATAACAAGAAACATAAGAAACAAAAATCGCCCA GGGGCAGTTCAGAGGACACGGAAGGAACAAaagaaaaaggaaaacaaaagagTGATAAGAATCAGAAACCAAGTGAAAAAAGTGATCAAAACGCGTCCAGTGAAGAAAACCAATCTGGAGATGATTCCCAAAATAAcggaaaacataaaaaacaaaaattgccTAGCAGGTCCAACaagaaagataaaataaataaatctggtCAAGAGGGCAGCTCAGACCAGGTGGAAGGATCAAAACAAAAAGGAAAaccaaaaagtaataaaaacccTGAAGAGAATCAGAAACCAAGTGATAATAGTGATCAAAATGAGTCCAGTGAAGGAAACCAATCTGAAAATGATTCTCAAAATAACAAGGaacacaagaaaaaaaaattacctagcAAGTCTAACAAGAACGATAACTCAAATAAATCTGGAACAGAGGGCAGCTCAGACGAGACGGAAGGATCAAAAGAAAAAggaaaaccaaaaaataatagaaaaccTGATAAGAATCAGAAACCAAGTGAAAATAGTGATCAAAACGAGTCCAGTGAAGAAAATCAATCTAGAGATGATTCCCAGAGTAACGGAAAACATAAGAAACAAAAATCACCTAGCAAGTCTAAAAAGAACGATAAATCTAATAAGTCAGGTACAGAGGGCAGTTCAGAGGGGACGGAAGGATTAATAGGAAAAGGAAAACCAAAGAGTGATAAAAAACCTGATAAGAATCAGAAACCAAGTGATGAGAGAGATCAAATCGAGCCCAATGAAGAAAACCAATCTGGAGATGATTCTCAGAGTATTGGAAAACATAAGAAACAAAAATCACCTAGCAAGTCTAACAGGAAAAAATCTGAAAAAGAGGGCAGCATAGACGAGACAGAAGTATCAAAAGTGAAAGGAAAACCAAAAAGTAATAAGAAACCTGATAAGAAACCAAGTGGTAATAGTGATCAGAACGAATCCAGTGAAGAAAACCAATCTGAAACTGATTCTGAAAATAACAAGAAACATAAGAAACAAAAATCACCTAACAAGTCTAACAAGAAcgataaatcaaataaatctgGAACAAAGGGTAGTTCGGAGGAGACGGAAGGGTCAAAAAGAAAAggaaaaccaaaaaataacaaacaaccTAATAAGAATCAGAAACTAATTGATTCAATTGATCAAAACGAGACCAGTGAAGAAAACCTATCTGGAGACGAGAATCGTCTTaaacacaaaaaacaaaaattacccAAAAGCTCAAACAAAAACCATAAAATGAATAAACCTGAATCAGAAAATAGTTCTGGCGAAACTGGGAATTCTAAGGAAAAAGGAAAtcctaaaagaaaaataaatcctATCCAACAGAAGCACCACGAAGGACAACAAAATGTTGGAGAGAATATTTCGAAACAAAAGTCAGAACAACGTGAAAATCCGAAGAACAATAAAGAC GAAATAAAGGGTTATTAG